From the genome of Chionomys nivalis chromosome 9, mChiNiv1.1, whole genome shotgun sequence:
CCCTTGGCTGTTGTTTCGGCCTGGATAGCGCCAGGGCCCCTGCAGCGCGAGACCGGGACAGCAGCAGGGCGGCCCTGGGTTCGCCGCTCACTCGCGTCCTTCCCCGCAGTGCCTCCCCTGCGGCCCCGGCGACCAAGGCCGCTGCTTCGGACCGAACATCTGCTGCGCCGACGAGCTGGGCTGCTTCGTGGGCACCGCCGAGGCGCTGCGCTGCCAGGAGGAGAACTACCTGCCTTCGCCCTGCCAGTCGGGCCAGAAGCCGTGCGGGAGCGGGGGCCGCTGCGCCGCCGCGGGCATCTGCTGCAGCGATGGTGCGCACGAGGccgagctggggtggggggggatacACACGACACAGGGGGTGTGTGAGGGTGGAGGGGGCGTTAGTGGGGAGCTGGGCATGGGCCGCGAGGTAGGGGTGGTTTGGGAGGGTGAATGGGGGGAGCATTTGGAAGGGGGTTGGGGATGGGGGCGCGAGGTGGGGCAGGGACACAAAGTTGGAGGGTGAAAACGAAGAAGAGCTAGAATTGGAacgtggcgggggtgggggtggggggtcgcGGTGGGAGGGCAGCGTTGGAACCGGGACCTGGGAGCTGCGCCCACTCCAGGGCGCCTGCGCTCACAGAGCCTTTCCTTCAGAGAGCTGCGTGACCGAGCCCGAGTGCCGCGAGGATTTTCTCCGCCTCACCCGCGCTCGCGCACCGAACAACGCCACGCAGCTGGACGGGCCCGCCCGGGCGCTGCTGCTCCGCCTGCTGCAGATGGCCGGGACGCGGGAGTCCGTGGATTCTGCCAAGCCCCGGGTCTACTGAACCGTCGCCACCACGCCTCGCCCCTGTTGCAtggaaaataaacttttaaaaatgcatcctggtgtctgtctctatctctggagaagggaggggaaagctTGGAGTGCGAACTTTCTAACATTGGCTAATTCCCGCACCCAAAGTCGTGGGCAGTCCACGCCCTCATAAGACTTATAAGGGAAGCCTTCTGGAGCTCCCGGATATCCACATAATACTCAGGACAAAGGCAACCCCAAGCTCTGAAGAAGGGAAAGGCCTGAGGCCCagggaggcctgaagagggtgctTTAGCGATTCCCTGGCTGAGACCGAAATAAAATCAAGAGGTGGGACATTAGTGGACAAGAGAGGCAGAGTAAGGTATGATGAGGGACAGAATTAGCGAGAGTGGCCGAGAATAAGAGGACAAGCCAGGGGTGACCATCTCAGCCCCGATTTCATCCCAGACAGGACACAGCCTGAGGGACCTACCCTTGTTTCCAGTGCAGTGTACACTTGCCCAAGACTGTGCTGAAGGGAGGTGCAGACACTTACCCCAGACCTAAAGGAGACAGTGCTACCTGTTATCTCTCCAGATAATCTACCACCAGGGCCCATCCGCTGAGAGGCAGGACCCCTCCCCAGAGCCCGGCTTGCAAGTCCCCCACAGGCACATATTAAAACACCCGCTCTCAGGCAGGGAAGGAGGTGGCTGTGGCTCAAGAATGCttctctaggggctggagagatggctcagtggttaagagcattgcctgctcttccaaaggtcctgagttcaattcccagcaaccacatggtggctcacaaccatctgtaaagaggtctggcgccctcttctggccttcaggcatacacacagacagaatattgtatacataataaataaataaatattaaaaaaaaagaatgcttctcTAGCCtggatttggtccccagcaccacagagagaggaggaggagaatagaagagaaggggaaaggaggaaaagacaaccTGCTAGGCCATTTCCATGACTCAGCCATAGCTAGAGACCCAGAAAAAATGCCCAAGTCCAGcaacaaggcacacacacagtacataggCATTTTTACCCCGTTGGCACAACTAATTTTGGAGCAAGGATGGCACCAGCACTTGGCCACagtccctccttcccctttcttctcattagcttttccttttcttttttttctaaaatttcagatttatttatgtgtatgggtgtttttccgtcgtgtgtgtctgtgcactacgTGTGTGTGTTCCACTCAGCTCCTGAGCTATCTGGTGTCTACAGAGGTCAGACAAGGGCAtgggattccctgggactggagttacaaagggtTGTGAACCAAGTGaaagctgagaactgaacccagtccTCAGGCCCTCAGCAGCGTGGCCTTCCTGGAAGCCCCCACTGTCTCGGTCAGCCTTTCCAGCTGTTCTCTCAGGCCTTCCATCCTTTCCTGGTCTCTTCTattcctcacccctcccccagcttcccACCCCATCTGTCCCGGGCATCTTTTCCACATGTCATCTTGCTCCAGGGTTAGGGGCCACAGAGGCTGCATCTCCGTTGGGATGCTCCTCAGGTTCTGAGGGGCAACTGTGGAAGACAGAGGTCAGTCTGACTGGGTAGCTTGACACGGTCAGCCCTGGACAGAGTCAAGGAGCCCTACAGGTTCCTGCCTACCTCAGCACCTCTAAGCCTCTCTGCATGTCTAGGTTTAACCAGGTGGTACAGGGGCTAGGCAGACCCCTACCCCAGCCTCCTACCTGTGTGGCCCTCTCAGGATCTGACCTCCACAAGGGTTAGGCCAAGAAAAAGACCAgagctggttgtggtggcgcacgccggtaggatttgctgaaggaggcagagacaggaggatcaccagtttcgaggccagcctgggctacacatttttaaaaaaagaaaagaaaagggggctggagagatggctcagaggttaagagcactggctgttcttccagaggtcctgagttcaattcccagcaaccacatggtggctcacaaccatctgtactgagatctggcgccctcctctggcgtgtgggcatacatcgaggcagaatgttgtatatataataaataaataaatctttaaaaaaaaaaaagaaaagaaaagaaaaagaccagaCCAAGAAGGAACAGAAGCCAGTAGGAGTGCCTGGTGGCTTGTCTACacttggttcagttcccagggctGGTATTTGAGCAGCTTCAGGATGAAGCTGAGACCCCTCATTCTGCTCCTCCGCCCAGGTAGAGAATTGTAACCCCCTTTCTCCCGACCTCCTTCTAGAAAAATCAGTGTCCTACTCCTCAAGGAGAGAAAATCCTTCTGCCCACTGGACCTtctattctctctccctttcaggATGTCCCTTACCCAGGTACGGAGCCATTGAAGGGCACTTCTAGAATCCACAGTAAACgcctgcctcctctcctcagcCTCCATAAGCAAAGGGGCTTCTATGAGCAGATGCCAGGGGTTCTGACTTCTGCACCatgctgtggtgtgtgtacatcgaatcccaccccacacacaataaataataagatGTAAATTTAGGCTGGAGAAATAGTTCAGGCGTTAAAAGAgtgcactgttcttccagaggacccagttctgTTTCCAGTACCCAAACAGGATAGATGACTCATCACCCCCTGTGACTGAGGGTTAGTGggtctgatgcccccttctggtttctgtgggtactgcactcatgtacacaccttccacagagacacagacacagaaatagaaatttcTATCTTCAAAATCCAGccccagaagaatgaaaatgatgacaacaaaacaagaaacaacaaatCAATCTGGACATCTCTTTGATATATCTTTTTGGCCTTCGGCCTGTGTGTGTGGCCCACATCTGTGGTGTTGGGGTCATCTGTGTTCTTTTGCTGGGTGTGAGACCCACAGAACGTGCTTGTTTGTAGGTTTATTTACTTGCTGAGATGGCACGGAACCAAGGGCCTTCCCCCTTTGTGGGCAAGACCTCCTCCACTGGGCTCCTCTCCAACCATCACATTTTGTTCTAACAGACAGCGAATCACGTGCCCCTGTGTGGGAGCAGAGGAGGGACCTGTGCCTTCTGCCTCTGCCGTCACTGCTGGGCATACGGGCAGCTAAGCGAGCAACAGAGGAGCAGTATTAACAGTAGGTTTCTCAGTTTGCCTGTGGGCTCTGTGCTCTGCGGTCATGTGTGCCCACAAGCTCTTAGATTCTATGCTGTCCCAGAGAGTGCTGCCCTGCAGCGGCAGAAACGGGGCCCCTGAGCTCAGACCTGGCACTGAGGACAGCAGAGAAGAGACCTGCTGGTTCCCCATCTTTCCAGCTGTGGCCTCCTCGAGTACTGTGTGAGAATTCAGCTCTGTGGAAACCTTCCAGCTTTGCAACTACCGTCCTCTGGCCAAGAGCCTTCTATCTAGGCCAGGCTTGCCCCCTCAGCCTCTGAGGTTGCGGCTAAAGTCTCCTCTCAGATCCGGAAGCGACTGGATGAGTTCCCTGCCTGTCTGACTCCCATTTAGTCAGCCCCGCCAGACCTTGTCTTTTCCCATAGATGTCCACCATTGCTGTTTGGACTTTTAAATGCTGCTTTTAAGTCTGTGTGCTGCAGGCCCACTCCAGTACGGAGTGGAAAACGGGGCTATCCTATAGGGTGGGTGGTGACAGCCCGTGCAGCACCCCTCTGTCAGCTGAACAGCCTGCTGGGCTGTTCTTACTTTGAATTGCCAGGGCCCATGAACCCCGACGTCCTCCCTCCCTCCGACAATTAGACACCAGTCAAGTGTGAAGAGGAAATCTGCTTTATTTGTCATTCTTTCTGGGGTGGCCATGGGGGGTGAAGGATGAATTCTAAAGGGATCGCCAAGAGGGCTCAGCGCTCGGAGAAAGCAGACTCAGGGTCGCAGGCGGGGTCCATGCGGCAGCCATCTGCAAGAAAAATGGGTCAGTGGCCTGAGCAGCAAACCCGAAGGCTCCCTGCCTGGCCGTCCTGCCAGCCCCCTCCTGCTCACCCGGGCTGCAGCAGACGCCCGCGGCGGCGCAGCGGCCCCCGCTCCCGCAGGGCTTCTGGCCCGACTGGCAGGGCGAGGGCAGGTAGTTCTCCTCCTGGCAGCGCAGCGCCTCGGCGGTGCCCACGAAGCAGCCCAGCTCGTCGGCGCAGCAGATGTTGGGTCCGAAGCAGCGGCCTTTGCCGCCAGGACCGCAGGGGAGGCACTGCGGGGAAAGGACGCGAGTGGGCGCAGTGCACGGTCCTCGGGCCATGGTCCCGTGTCGGGAAGGTGGCCGGGCGAGGGGCAGTGGGTGCTCAGGCGTTGTCTCTGCCTTCGCGGCGTCAAGCGGGAGCCTAACCCTGCCTAACGCCTTGGGTTCCCATGCGAGGTTGGGGTAGGGCTGGTAGAGTGCAGGGATGCTCTGCGGGCGGGAGTCTTCTCTGATCCTTAGCGCCGCTGGGATCGGATCGGATGGGGAGACTCACCTTGCGCGTGTCCAAGTCCAGCGCAGCCCTCTTGCCGCCCAGGGGACAGTTCTGGATGTAGCAGGCGGAGGTCAGAGCCAGGAGGCCAAGCAGGCAGCAGGCGAGACTGGGGCAGGCCATGGCGCTGGTGCTGAGTCTGAGACCCACCAGAAGTGATGGTTTCTCCGGCCCAGCCTGGTCTTTTTATGTCTGGGCACTGCCTTGGCGGAGCACTGTCTTAAGAGCGCGACTGCATGAATGGTCACAGCGGGTCACCACGGGTCAAATCACTCCACACCACTCAGAGGCAGGCTCTTCATTTTCAGGGTCTAGGCTAGGGTCAAGGTCACCGCCTCAGCTAATGGACTGGAGCTTGAAAGCAAGGGCTGCCTGAgttagaagaggagagaaagaattgGGTGGGGTGGCGGAGGGCGCAGCCTAGCCTGGAGCTATTTCCACAGACATCCAGTATGGCAGGATGGGGCAGGAAAGGGAAAGTGGCTGTGGGAGCCTTTACATGTCCCCGAAACTGGGGTGGGTAGAACGATCAGATCTTCCTTCAACTTCTGAATGCAGTTCAGCCCTCTTCCGACTAGACGGTAAGACAAAATATCCATAGAGGTCAAAGCTAAGCAAAccaaaataagagaaagagagaaaaattacagcaaaacaaaagaaaaatcatgtttgtgtttaaaattctgtattagaattatttatatagaccaggctggtcttgaattcacagtggtccacctgcctctgtctcctcccaagttctgggattaaaagttatCCAGCACCATGCTAGGTGCCTAGACTCCTGTTCGCGAAAACACTTGCCATCAGCTGCCCGAGTGTGCCCAACAGGTGACCTCAGCTGCAGATTATCACCTGACCCAAGGTCATACCCTTCCCAGGTGACCACATGGGATGGTTAGTTCAATTGGGCACAAATGCTGGGCACCTCTGGCTGCATTTCCCCTGTGAGCTGTAGGTTTGCTGAGGACAGATGCCTCGTGCAGTTCATTTAGCAGACTGCTTGCCTAGTGTGAGAGACCTCGGGCCCAGTCCCCAGCATGACAGCAGTCAAGCGTTTTGGGAACAAtttttgcattatatttttaataattaaaataattttaataattcattttatgtgcattggtgtgaaggtgtcagataccttggaactggagttacagacagttgtgagctgccatatgggtggtgggaattgaacccgggtcctctggaagaatagtctgTGCCATTAACCACTGGACCAGCTCTCTAGCCCCTTTTTTATTCCTAtttgtgtgaatgtttgtgtttgcaggtttccttggaggccagaagaggatgttggatccccaggagctgTAGTTAGAGGGGGTTGTCAGTCGATCTCTGTGGGGCCTGGGAACAAAAttcagtcctctgcaaaagtggtattcactcttaaccacagaatcatctctccagcccctgtggtttttttttttttttttgcatgtttaaTACAGTTTAAAAGGTAAAACATTACTGCAGGAAGGCATGGAAGATTCAACCCCTGTATTTCATGGCtgagaaataaaatacagatcTTCAGGAGGGACCAAAGACTCACTGCCTGCTTCGAGGGCTTGCCTCAATGACCAGGAGGCCATCCATTGGGCCCTTAGCTTAAATATGTTACCATCTTGGGGCTGGGAAGTTGGCTGAGTGTTAAgagttgctctttcagaggacccagctttgattcccagcacccacatgttggctcacaaccatctataatttcaCTGTGGTCTACATCTGTTGTGAAGCTATTGCCTTCTTCTgattccaagggcaccaggcttACACCTAGtgcaatacatacatgcaggcagaacatgcataagcatgaaataaaataaataattctaaaaggaagattaggccgggcggtggtggtgcacacctttaatcccagcacttgggaggcagaggcaggtggatctctgtgagtccgaggccagcctggtctacaagagctagttctaggacaggcaccaaaactcacagagaaaccctgtctcgaaaaaccaaaagaagataaaggaggaggaggaggaggaggaggaggaggaggaggaggaggaggaggaggaggaggaggagaagaagaagaagaagaagaagaagaagaagaagaagaagaagaagaagaagaagaagaagaagaagaagaagaagaagaagattagGTGATTAGGCCAGGTgttggtggagcatgcctttaatcccagcactcgggaggcagaggcaggtttaaAGAAAGGAGAAGCATTGCTCagattcttgtttttatttgattgttttgaaataaggtctcatTATATTgtcttggttggcctggaacttgctgcgtagaccaggctggtcttgaactcacagtgatccactttcttctgcctcccaagtcctggggttgaaggtgtgcgccaccatgctaGGTACCTAGACCCTTGTTTAAGAAAACATTTACCATCAGCTGGTGGAGTGTGGACAGCAATGGTCTCAGCTGCAGAGAGCCACCTGGCCCTGGCCCTTCCCAGGTGACTACATAGAATGGTTGGTCCATTTTGCTACAAATGCTGGATACCTCTAACTGCCCCCCAGGTTTGGGCTGAAGGTCAGCACATCTGCACAGTGGTTCTGCTCGTCCATCTCTTCTCTTCCACAGAGTTGGGTCCCAGGCCCGTGTTCTAAACTCCATTTCAGGCTGCTTCCTTAGGATGTGACCTGCAGCCTCCAGGAAGAAATGACAGCCAGTGTCCCAGAGATCAGCTCATGCCCTCTCTGGCCTTAGGGAGAGTGGAACAGCCCCTAGGCTCTTTGTCTTCACGGTTTACCTCCTCGACAAGGGACTGAAGTCAACGGAGCAAAGCAGGCTCCAGAGCTCATCTGATCCTGAGTCACTGGTGTGAGTTGAACTCAGCGAGTCAAACGCTGAGTTGGTGGTCAGGTTGACCTGTATTACAAATCAGCTCATTTCTTATCCAGATTAGCCTATTGGCATTCTTGGCATAGAAGGCCAAGAGCTTGACCCCCAGGATGGCCCCAGAGACCTCCCACATACTCTGCGGGCACAGAGAGCTCATCGAAGGTAATCTATGCACATAAATTAGCATGTAATAATATGCATATAATGCTCTCATGAGGCCAGCATGCCTTCATGTGCTCACCAACTTATCTGTGCCTGGGACACTGGTAAACAGCAGACAGAATCCTCGTCCTCAGGCTGGGGCCACAGCTTAGCAGGAGAACACTTGTCTAGTGTAATAATGCAAGGCTGTGTTCACGAAGCCTTGGGTACAGTGTCAGCACCAGGAGAAAAATCACTATCCTCATTGGGTCATATGACACTGAAGGAGGCAAGCTGTGAAATAAGAAGCATATTACATTGGGTTATTGCTTTAGTTTAAATCTGAGTGTATCCCAAGGATCCATGTGTTATATTGTAGGTTCTTATGAAGGTGTATCGGGAAGATGGTGAGATCTTTAAGACAGAGACCCAGGGGGTCTCTAGGGGGAGGTCATTAGGTCATTGAGGGCAAGCCCATGAAGGAGGTAGTGACACATTGGTCCCTCCTGAATCTCTTTTAGATTCCCATCCATGAAATGAAGGGGTTCATTCCTCCGTGTGCTCCTACCATGATGGTGGATTGGTGCCTCTGAGACTGTGAACCAAAATGAATCCTTTCTTCCAGGTGTGACGTCAcacagctgtaatctcagcatcaaGACCAGTCTCGGCTAAAAAGAGTTCAAAGCCATGAAGGAGTTTATGGGATACTATCTCAAAATccaccaaattaaaccttttgtTTTTACAAGTTAAAAattatcgtttttttttttttttctctagtaatTAAAAGCCACTGAGGGAACAAAAGCAAGCACAACACACTCCAAAGGCAACCTGCGCTAGCAGGgctggtggcaggcagtgggctggGTGCCTAGACAAGGTCTCTGTCTGGATCCCCCGAGTGAATGTGTACTGTTTGACATGGGCCTTACACGCAGGAGAATTAagcagtccccccccccccgtgtgtgtgtgtgtgtgtgtgtgtgtgtgtgttgaatagGGATTAAGCTTCCTTCGGTCTGAGTGCAGATGCTGACAGTGTGTTCTGGAGCTCACAAAGGGTTGACCAGTGTGTGCTTTAGCCAATAGAAATTGCAGCCTCCTCCTGGATGTTTACAACCTGTGGTTGTGCTGTGCACAAGGACGTACTGAGGTCCTGAGCTGCTGCACACAGCCACTGGCCCCAGCCTTCCTGCGTGTGCGTCTGTCCTTCTTCATTCTCCAGCACCCTACTTAGGTTTCCAGGTAGAGGATTGGTAAATGCTCCGGAGAGAAAGGGAGCATCTCTGTAGTTCTCCTTCAGGTGACCTGTGAGTGGAGAGGAGTGGAAAGAAACCTCAGTACGAGGAAGACTCATGTACGAGAAAGACCAGGTACTCTGCTGCTATGGACAAGTGGATACAAATGTAGCCTCTTAACATAAAATCCATTTATTCTGTCAGTTGTCAGACAAAGTCTGGGCAGGGCTTCTCTATCCATGGTCTTCAGCAGCAGCCAAGCCATCAGCAGGCGTGAGTTCCTTAGCAGAGCTCACGTGACAGCTCACATCTTTAAGCTGTTGTGCCAGgagatggtggtgcatacct
Proteins encoded in this window:
- the Avp gene encoding vasopressin-neurophysin 2-copeptin: MLAKMLNSTLSACFLSLLAFTSACYFQNCPRGGKRAMPDMELRQCLPCGPGDQGRCFGPNICCADELGCFVGTAEALRCQEENYLPSPCQSGQKPCGSGGRCAAAGICCSDESCVTEPECREDFLRLTRARAPNNATQLDGPARALLLRLLQMAGTRESVDSAKPRVY
- the Oxt gene encoding oxytocin-neurophysin 1, which translates into the protein MACPSLACCLLGLLALTSACYIQNCPLGGKRAALDLDTRKCLPCGPGGKGRCFGPNICCADELGCFVGTAEALRCQEENYLPSPCQSGQKPCGSGGRCAAAGVCCSPDGCRMDPACDPESAFSER